One Syntrophales bacterium DNA segment encodes these proteins:
- a CDS encoding glycosyltransferase codes for MASPETNEFIQARQSGTHFSRTRTEHWDAVARRDKRGKEWGSTYRSYLKRTYRFLVPKGRRVLELGCGQGDLLASLKPSRGVGVDFSAAMIERGRQHHPDIHFICQDIHHLELDETFDVIILSDILNDLWDVQKVFEEMQKFCHLRTRILLNLYSHLWEKPLEQAQKLGMATPTLPQNWLTVDDVTNLLYLTGFEVIRAWPEILLPVRIPLLSSLLNRYAVRVWPFRWFALTNYIVARPSPKTEAADAPPPLVSVLVPARNEAGNIPRIFAQVPEMGRGTELVFVEGHSQDETYEAIEKAITEHPERRCLLFRQTGKGKGDAVRLGFSKATGDVLMILDADLTVPPEDLPRFLAALTSGKAEFVNGVRLVYPMEHRAMRFFNLLGNKFFSMAFSWLLGQSIKDTLCGTKVMWREDYRHIEENRSYFGDFDPFGDFDLIFGAAKLNLKIVDLPVRYRERTYGSTQIQRWSHGWLLLKMVAFAARRIKFI; via the coding sequence ATGGCCTCCCCGGAAACGAATGAATTCATCCAGGCAAGACAGAGCGGCACGCATTTCTCTCGAACCCGAACCGAGCACTGGGATGCGGTTGCCCGCAGGGATAAGCGCGGAAAGGAGTGGGGAAGCACCTACCGGAGTTATCTGAAGCGGACATATCGATTCCTCGTTCCGAAAGGACGAAGGGTTCTCGAACTGGGCTGCGGGCAGGGGGATCTGCTGGCCTCCCTGAAGCCTTCCCGCGGTGTCGGGGTCGACTTTTCCGCTGCCATGATCGAACGAGGAAGACAACACCATCCTGACATTCATTTCATCTGCCAGGATATCCATCACCTCGAACTCGATGAGACGTTCGATGTCATCATTCTCTCCGACATCCTGAACGACCTCTGGGACGTTCAGAAGGTATTCGAGGAAATGCAGAAGTTCTGCCATCTCCGGACCAGAATCCTGCTGAACCTCTACAGCCACCTCTGGGAAAAGCCTCTTGAACAGGCCCAGAAACTGGGCATGGCCACGCCGACACTGCCTCAGAACTGGCTGACCGTGGATGATGTGACCAACCTGCTGTATCTGACCGGCTTCGAGGTGATCCGCGCCTGGCCGGAAATCCTCCTGCCGGTTCGTATCCCCTTGCTTTCCTCACTCCTGAACCGCTATGCCGTCAGGGTCTGGCCTTTTCGGTGGTTTGCCCTCACGAATTACATCGTTGCGCGTCCAAGTCCGAAAACTGAGGCAGCGGATGCACCGCCTCCGCTGGTTTCGGTTCTCGTCCCTGCCAGAAACGAAGCGGGGAACATCCCCCGAATCTTCGCACAGGTGCCGGAAATGGGCCGGGGCACCGAGCTTGTGTTCGTGGAGGGCCATTCCCAGGACGAAACCTACGAGGCAATCGAGAAAGCCATCACCGAGCACCCGGAGCGCCGCTGTCTTCTTTTCCGGCAGACAGGGAAAGGAAAGGGCGATGCCGTCCGCCTCGGTTTTTCGAAAGCGACCGGTGATGTTCTGATGATTCTGGACGCGGACCTGACGGTTCCACCTGAGGACCTGCCCCGTTTCCTCGCCGCCCTGACATCGGGAAAAGCTGAATTCGTCAATGGAGTTCGACTCGTCTATCCCATGGAACATCGGGCAATGCGCTTTTTCAATCTCCTGGGGAACAAATTTTTCAGCATGGCCTTTTCATGGCTTCTTGGACAGTCCATCAAGGACACCCTCTGTGGAACCAAGGTTATGTGGCGGGAGGATTACCGGCACATCGAAGAAAATCGATCTTATTTCGGCGACTTCGATCCGTTTGGGGATTTTGACCTGATTTTTGGGGCGGCAAAGTTGAACCTGAAGATCGTCGATCTTCCGGTGCGATATCGCGAGCGGACCTACGGCAGCACCCAGATCCAGCGCTGGAGTCACGGTTGGCTTCTGCTCAAGATGGTTGCTTTCGCCGCCCGAAGAATCAAATTCATCTGA
- a CDS encoding methyltransferase domain-containing protein: MIKKLLCHPLARGLDIDNPAMTEIRRRIIREKPFLSRLYREWYESIRENLPDIKGEVVELGSGAGYLEEVIPGVVKSEILPCSHVDIVLDGCSLPFAEASLRALVMTDVFHHIPRPRSFLREAGRCLRPGGAIIMIEPWVTPWSRFVYKHLHHEPFEPEAASWEFPPVGPLSGANSALPWIVFSRDRGRFEMEFPKLRIEAVDPMMPLQYLLSGGVSLRSLQPGWAFPLWRSLEGILKPIRPAVAMFARIILQRVDGKKQGQGNDDGKE, from the coding sequence ATGATCAAGAAACTGTTGTGCCATCCTCTGGCTCGCGGCCTGGATATCGACAATCCGGCCATGACGGAAATCCGGCGGCGGATCATCCGGGAGAAACCGTTTCTGAGCCGGTTATACCGCGAATGGTATGAAAGCATCCGGGAAAATCTCCCGGACATCAAAGGCGAGGTCGTCGAGCTGGGATCGGGAGCCGGTTATCTGGAAGAGGTGATTCCCGGTGTTGTGAAATCGGAAATCCTTCCCTGTTCTCATGTTGATATCGTCCTGGACGGTTGCTCCCTGCCGTTCGCCGAAGCCTCGCTTCGCGCGCTGGTCATGACAGATGTTTTTCATCATATCCCCCGTCCAAGGTCCTTTCTCCGCGAGGCTGGCCGTTGCCTTCGTCCCGGCGGGGCGATCATCATGATCGAACCGTGGGTGACGCCCTGGTCACGGTTTGTCTATAAACATCTCCACCACGAACCCTTCGAACCGGAGGCAGCGTCATGGGAATTCCCGCCTGTGGGGCCCCTGTCGGGAGCCAACTCGGCTCTACCCTGGATTGTATTCAGCCGGGACAGGGGCCGCTTCGAAATGGAGTTTCCGAAACTCCGGATCGAGGCTGTCGATCCGATGATGCCCCTGCAATACCTCCTGTCCGGGGGTGTCTCCTTGAGGAGCCTCCAGCCCGGTTGGGCATTTCCGCTGTGGCGTTCCCTGGAGGGAATCCTTAAGCCGATCCGGCCGGCCGTTGCCATGTTTGCCCGGATCATCCTCCAGCGAGTCGATGGGAAAAAACAGGGACAGGGGAACGATGATGGAAAAGAGTAG